A stretch of DNA from Rhodospirillaceae bacterium:
CGACGCCACCGGCATACGCTTTCCCGACACGCCGATTACGCCGGACAAGGTGTTCCTCGCCCTCGAAAAGGCCGCCCGGTTCGGTGCCAAGAAGAAGGCCGCCTGATGGACGCGCTGCACGGTTTCGAGGTCATCCGGCCGGCGACGGTCGAGGAGGCACTGGCCGCCCGTCAGGCCCATCCGGAGAGCCGGATGATCGGCGGCGGCACCGACATCCTGGTCAACATCCGCCGCGGCATCGAGACGCCACCGGTGCTGATCGACACCAACGACCTGGCCGATCTCAAGAGCATCGACGTCAGCGAGAACGGCCTCGTCATCGGCGCCTCGATCCGGCTGTACGAGGTCGCCGAACACCCAGAAATCCGCCGCCTCTACCCGGCGGTCGCCCAAGCCGCCGGCTCGATCGCCGGGCCGACCCAGCGCAACATGGGCACGGTCGGCGGTAACATCTGCCTCGATACGCGCTGCATCTACTACAACCAGTCCGAATGGTGGCGCGAAGCCAACGACCACTGCCTGAAGACCGAACTGGGCGAGATGTGCCACGTCGCGCCCAAGTCGAAGGGCGTGTGCTTCGCGACCTATTCCGGCGACCTCGCCCCGGCGATGCTGCTGTTCGGCGGCGAGATCGACCTGCTCGGCCCGGACGGCGCGCGCACGGTTTCGATGCGCGACTTCTTCATCGGCTATTCGCGGCAGGACGGCTCGACCGGCGACGGCATCGACTATATGGCGATCCGGCCCGGCGAATTCGTGCTGCGCATCCGCGCCGCCGCGCCGGGCAACCTGATCTCGGGCTACGACAAGGTGCGCATCCGCCGCTCGATCGAGTATCCCGTGGCCGGCTGCGCGGCGGCGGTGGCGCGCGACGGCGACCGGCTCGCCGACCTGCGCATCGCGATCACCGGGACAAATCCGCGTCCGGTGTTCCTCGAAGGCGCGGCAGACCTGGCCGGCGGCGCGCTGGACGACGCAACGGTCCAGGGCATCGACGACCTGTGCAAGGACCAGCTCATGTCGATGAAGACCACCTTCACCCCCGGCCACTACCGCCGCCGCGTCGCGACCAAGATGGCGATACGGCTGGTGCGGGAGCTGTTCGAAGGGGCGGCCTGAGAAACAACCGTAATTTCCTTTGACTCCGGCGCCGCGCTGTCCGATTAGGCGTGGCCGCACCGGCCGGCGGAGACGCCGGTTTCCGGGAAAGCGACCGTCCAAGCGCCGCGCCCCGAAAGCCGTTACCACGTTGACGTATTCGCCTGGCGGTCACGCATGATACAGTCGCGAATGTTTCACGATTCTACCCGCATAACGTAACCGATGGCCGCCATAGAGTTGACCGAAGTTACCAAGTCCTGGGGCAGGACAGTCGCCGTCGGCGATATTTCGTTCACGGTAGACAGCGGTACTTTCGTCGTCCTGCTCGGGCCTTCCGGATGCGGGAAGTCGACCACTCTGCGGATGATCGCCGGTCTTGAGGAGATGACGTCCGGAAAGGTGATGATCGACGGCCGAGACATGTCCCATGAGCCGCCGTCGGCACGCCGGGTATCCATGGTGTTCCAGTCCTACGCGTTGTTTCCGCATCTGGATACCCGCCAGAACATCCTGTTCGGCCTCAAGGTGCGCAGGGTCGAGCGGGCGGAGCAGGAGCGCCGCCTGGCGCAGGTCGCCGAAATGGTCGGACTGGACCGGCTTCTGGACCGCAAGCCGTCCCAACTGTCCGGGGGCCAGCGCCAGCGGGTGGCCCTGGCCCGGGCCATCGTCGCGGAGAATTCCATCTGCCTGATGGACGAACCGCTCTCCAATCTGGACGCGAAATTGCGGCACGAAATGCGGGTGGAGATCCGCGCGCTCCAGGAGCGCCTCGGGATGACGGTCGTTTACGTCACCCACGATCAGACCGAAGCGATGAGCATGGCCGACAAGGTTATCCTGATGCGCGAAGGCCGGATCGAGCAAACCGGCACGCCGGACCGCCTCTACGACCGCCCGTCGACGAAGTTCTGCGCGGAATTCATCGGCACGCCGCCCATGAACATCCTGCGGCTTTCCGACGCCGGAGGCGCCGCCGTCATCGCCGGGAGCGACGGACCTGCCGTCGTCGCCGGTTCGGGCGACGGCTACGAATTGGGCGTGCGCCCGGAGCATATCGGGGTTGCGGCGTCGGGCGGCGTTCCGGCAACCGTCGACTCTTGCGACTATCTGGGAGCCGATACGATCGTTTCGGCGCAAATCGGTGCGCAGGAGGTGTTGGTACGGACGCCCGGAAGGTTCGGATTTGCTTCCGGAGCAACCATCGGCCTGACATGGTCGGCGGACGACACCCACATCTTCAATTCCGGGAATGGCCGCCGTGAGCAGGGCGCTGCGGCGCTTTCGGTCACCGCTTGACCGAATTCGGCGCACGCCCGGACCGCACGATGCAAAAATTGACCGAACGGAAACCGGCATCACGGTTTTCGTTCACCACGACGAGGAGAAGGAAATGTTCCGAAAATTGAAAGCCCTGATCGGCGGCGCTGCGCTTGCGCTCGGCCTTTCGATGAACGCACCGGGCGCCGGCGCGGTCGAGTTGACCATGTACTATCCGGTTGCCGTGGGCGGTCCGCTGACGAAGATCGTCGACAGCATGGTCGCGGACTTCATGAAGGCCAACCCGGATATCAAGGTCAACGCCATCTATGCCGGCAACTACAACGACGCGCGAATCAAGGCTCTGGCGGCCCTGAAGAGCGGCAAACCGGCCCAGCTGTCGGTTATGTTTTCGATCGACATTTACGAGCTTATCGAACAGGGAGCCATTGTCGCTTTCGACGATATCGTCGAGACGGCGGAAGAAAAAACCTGGCTCAAGAAGTTCTATCCGTCCCTGATGGAAAACGGCATGACCCAGGGCAAAGTCTGGGGCATTCCGTTCCAGCGTTCGACGATCGTCATGTACTACAACAAGGACGCTTTCCGCGACGCCGGCCTCGATCCCGCAAAAGCCCCGGAGACCTGGGACGAGCTGGTTTCGATGGGCAAGAAGCTGGTGAAAAAGAGCGGCGATCAGACCGTACGCTGGGGCGCCATGATTCCGTCCACCGGCTATCCCTACTGGATGTTCGGCGCCCTGACCAAGCAGAACGGCCAGGTCCTGATGAACGCCGACGGCAACAAGACCTTCTTCGACGCGCCGGCTACCGTCGAAGCGCTACAGTTCTGGCGCGATCTGGGCAACAAGCACGGCGTCATGCCGTCGGGCACCATCGAGTGGGGAACGCTCCGCAAGAATTTCCTCGAAGGCAAGACCGCCATTATGTGGCATTCGACGGGCAACCTCACCGTAGTCAAGAACAAGGCCAAGTTCGACTTCGGCGTTGCCATGCTGCCGGCCAAGAAGAGCCGCGGAACGCCGACCGGCGGCGGCAACTTCTACATTTTCAAGAAAAGCTCTCCGGCCGAGCGCAAGGCGGCCATGAAGCTCATCCGGTTCCTGACCGAACCTGGTCGGACAGCGGAATGGAGCATGAAAACGGGTTACATCGGCACGCGTCCGGACGCGTATCAGACGGAAGCCCTGAAAAAATACGTCGCCGGCTTCCCGCCCGCCGCGGTGGCCCGCGACCAGCTCAAATTCGCGACGGCGGAGCTTTCGACCTACCAGACCGGTCGCGTCCGGAAGCTGCTGGACGATGCCATTCAGGCAACTCTGGTCGGTAAGAAGTCGGCCAAAGATGCGCTCGGCTCGGCCCAGAAACAGGCGGACAGGCTGTTGAAGCGCTATCGCTAGAACGACTGTCGCAGCGGCCCCGAAACGCTGTCTGGCGTTTACGGGCCGCCGCCTTTCGCCGTCGCTCCCATGAGACGATCCCCTTCAAGCATGAACCAGGTATACGGCTGGCTCCTGCTGACGCCGGCCGCAATTTTATTGATCGCCTTTACCTATTACCCCGCGGTTGCAACGCTCGGTCAGAGTTTCTTCTCCGCCGGCACGGCATTGAAACCCTCCGTATTCGTCGGCGTCGAAAACTACAGCTTCATGCTCGACGACGAGGTCTTCTGGCAGGTCCTGAAGAATAACCTCTGGTATGCCGTCGGCACCATTCCCGCGAGCATCGCCATCGCCCTGCTGATGGCGGTCTGGGTGAACGGAAAACTGCCCCTCCGCGGTTTCATTCGCATGAGTTACTTCACGCCGACCGTTTTGCCGATGATCGCGGTCGCCAATATCTGGCTGTTCTTCTACACGCCGCAGATCGGGCTGATCGATCAGGTCGCCGGCGTTCTGGGATTGACGACCTACAACTGGTTGGGAGACCCGGATACGGTGCTGACCTGCATCATCGTTATGACGATCTGGAAGGAAGCCGGCTTTTTCATGATTTTCTATCTGGCGGCGCTGCAATCGCTGCCGCCCGAACTCGAGGAAGCGGCGAAACTGGAGGGCGCCGGCCGCTGGTATTACTTCCGGCGGGTCGTTTTTCCCTTGCTGATGCCCACGACGCTGTTCGTATTGATCAACGCGATCATCAATTCCTTCAAGCTGGTCGATCAGCTTTTTATCCTGACCAAGGGAGGGCCCGACAACGCCAGTTCCCTGTTGCTGTATTACATCTACGAGGTCGCGTTCAGCTTTTTCGATCAGGCCTACGCCTCGACCCTGACCGTCGTGCTTCTGGTCAGCCTCGCGGTTATCGCGATCGGCCAGTTCGTGTTCCTGGACAAGCGGATCCATTATCGATGAGACGGCGCGCCGTCAGCATCCGGGACGGGGTGGAAGCCGGCGCCGCCTGGCTGCTCGCCGCCATCTGGCTGCTGCCGCTCCTCTATGCCTTCTGGAGCGCCTTTCACCCGTCGGAATATGCGGTCCGGTTCGAACTTCTGGCGCCGCTCACGCTGGACAATTTCCGCGAAGCCTGGTCGCAGGCGCCCTTCGCGCGTTACTACCTCAACACATTTCTTCTGGTGTCGTCGATCCTGGCGGCCCAGTTCGTCCTCTGCACCCTGGCCGCCTACGCTTTCGCGCGGTTCGAGTTCCGCGGCCAGAACATCGCCTTCGCCCTCGTCCTGGTCCAGTTGATGATCATGCCGGAGGTGCTGATCGTCGAGAACTACAGGACCATGAGCCAGCTGGATCTGGTCGATACCATCACCGGCATCGGCCTGCCCTACATGGCAAGCGCGTTCGGTATTTTCCTGCTGCGGCAGACCTTCAAGACCGTCCCGAAGGAACTGGAGGAGGCCGCCCGGGTCGAAGGCTGCAATGCGCTGCAGATCCTCTGGAAAGTCTATGTGCCGCTCGCCCGCCCCACCTACATCGCCTACGGCCTGGTTTCCGTAAGCTATCACTGGAACAATTTCCTGTGGCCGCTGGTCATCACCAACTCCGTGACGACCCGACCGCTGACCGTTGGACTGGCCATATTTGGCGCGCCGGAATCGGGCGTTGAATGGCCGATCATCACTGCCGGCACGCTGCTCGCCGTCGCGCCCCTGCTGATCGCCTTCCTGCTGTTCCAGCGCCAGTTCGTGCAATCGTTCATGCACGCCGGAATCAAATGACGACCGTCGTCAGCTGGAACATACAGGCCGGCCTCGGCGTCGACGGGCGGGTCGATCTGGACCGCATCGCCGGTGTGATCGCCACCCTGGCCGATGCCGATGTGATTTGCCTGCAAGAGGTCGAGTGCCCGGGCGACCCGGGCTCCGGGGTCGATCAGTTCGCCGCGATTGCAGACCTGTTTTCGCGCCATGCCGCCATCGAAGGGCCCTGTGTCCAGCGTGCGGCCGGGCGTGAGGAATACCGTTTCGGCAACATGGTGCTGTCGCGATTACCCGTATTGAGCGTCTTCCGCCACCATCTGCCCTGGCCGGCGGCGCCGGGCGTGAAGCACATGCCGCGGCAAGCGACCGAGGTCACGGTCGAAACGCCTGCCGGCCCCCTGCGGGTGGTCACCACGCATCTGGAGTATCACTCTGTCGCGCACCGCCGGGCCCAGGTTGCGCGCCTGCGCGAACTGCATGTCGAGGCCGCCGCCCAGGAGAGGAACCCGGCCGAGGCGCACGCGGCCGGCCCCTATGCCGGCCCGGTGCGGCCCGCCACGTCGGTAACCTGTGGCGACTTCAACATGAGCGTAGAAGCGCAGGAGTACGCGGCCATGCTGGAGTCCTTCGACGATGGTGCGCCGGGACTGATCGACGCTTGGTCCGGGCTGTATCCGGGCCGCCCGCACGATCCCACCTGCGGGGTATTTGACCGCGTACAATGGCCGGCGGGGCCGCATTGCCGGGATTTCTTTTTCGTAACCGAGAATTTGCTGCCGCGTCTCGTATCCCTGTCGGTCGATCTGGAGACCGATGCTTCGGACCACCAGCCGCTGGCGCTGACTCTCGACGATACCGGCTGAGGCGGAGTGCCTGAGAACGGAAAGATCCACGACCTGGCGGTCGTCGGCGGCGGTATCAACGGTGTCGGAATTGCCCGCGACGCGGCGGGCCGCGGCCTCTCTGTGCTGCTCGTCGAGGCCGGCGATCTCGCCGGCGGCACCTCGTCGGCCAGTTCGAAACTGATCCACGGCGGTCTGCGTTATCTCGAGCACGGGCAACTCCGGCTCGTCCGCGATGCCCTGAGGGAGCGCGAGGTGCTGATGGCCAACGCGCCGCACCTCGTGCAGCCGCTACGCTTCGTGCTGCCGCATGTGCCCGCCATGCGGCCGCGGCCGCTGATCCGCCTCGGCCTCTTCCTGTACGACCGCCTGGCGCGCCGGCGTGCCATTCCGGGTTCCACCGGAGTCGATCTGTCGTCGTCGCCCTTGGGAGCACCCTTACGCCGGAAATACAGCCGTGGATTCTCCTACTGGGATTGCTGGGTCGACGACGCCCGGCTAGTGACTATCAACGCCCGCGCTGCTGCCGAACGCGGCGCCGAAATCCTTACCCGCACGTCCTGCGTCGCGGCAGATCGGCTGGAGGGCCACTGGCGTCTGCGGCTGCGCGATGAGGCCTCCGGCGAGGCCCTCGAGGCCCGGGCGCGCGCCCTGGTCAACGCAGCCGGCCCCTGGGTCGGACGGGTCGCCGACTCGATCGATACCGGCAGCGCCGCTGCTGCCGGTCCCCGGATTCGGCTCGTGAAGGGCAGCCATATCGTCGTACCTCGAATCGTCGGCGCGGACGCTGCCTACATCCTTCAGAACGACGACCGTCGCGTCGTCTTCCTTCTGCCATTCGAGGACCGTTTCTCGCTGATCGGTACGACCGACGTGCCGTTCGAGGGGGATGCCGGCGGGATCGCGATCGATGCGGCCGAAACGCAATATCTGATCGCTGCCGTCAGCGGTTTCCTGAAGCGGCCGCCCGCGGCGGCGGATGTCGTATGGTCTTTCTCCGGCGTTCGGCCGCTTTACGAGGACGACAAATCCGCGCCCGCATCCGCAGTCACCCGGAATTACCGGCTCGAACTGGAGGGCGGCGGAGACCGGCCGCCCTTGCTGACTGTCATGGGAGGCAAACTCACCACATTCCGCCGCCTTGCCGAGGATGCCGTGGACCGGCTGGCGCCGCACCTCGCACCGGCCGGCGAGCGCTGGACCGCGTCGGCGCCCCTGCCGGGAGGCGACCTGCCGGCCTCCGACGGCGCGGCCTTCGTCGACGACCTGGCCCACCGGTACGACCGGTTCGACAGGGCATACCTGGTCCGCCTCGTCCGCCGCCACGGTCGCATTGCCGAGGATGTCCTGGGCGATGCACGCAGCCCGCAGGACATGGGCCGGCATGTCGGCGCCGACCTGTACGAGCGGGAGGTTCTGCACATGGCCGCCAACGAGTGGGCCCGCCGACCCGAGGACGTGCTATGGCGCCGGACCAAGACCGGCGTTCATCTCTCGACGGCCGAAAGAGAGGCTGCGGCTGAAGCCCTGGCGGGGATGCTGTGACCGCACCGAGATCCATCGCCGAATGGCCGGCCGCCGGGCGCAGCAGCGTCCTCGGCGTGTTCACCGATATCGATGACACGTTGACCACCGGCGGACGGATCCCCGCCGCCGTCTTCCGCGCCATCGAGGATCTGCGGGACGCCGGCCTGTTGATCGTCCCGGTGACCGGCCGGCCGGCGGGCTGGTGCGACCTGATCGCGCGAACCTGGCCAGTCGACGCCGTCGTGGGCGAAAACGGCGCCCTAGCCTTCCGCTACGACGGGGAGGCAAAACGGATGAGGCGCCTCTATGCCGATTCGGCGCCTGTGCGCGCCGGGAAGAGGCAACGCCTCGAACGGGTGCGCGACGCGATCCTGGACCGGGTGCCGGGCACGCGCGTTTCCGCCGATCAATCCTATCGGGAAACCGACCTCGCCATCGATATCGCCGAAGATGTGCCGCGCCTCCACGAAACCGCCGTCGAACGGATCGTTGCCATATTCGAGGAACACGGCGCGACCGCCCGGATAAGCTCGATTCACGTCAACGGCTGGTTCGGCGACTACAGCAAACTGAGCATGACCCGCCGCATGATGTCGGAGTTTTTCGGCGTCGATCTGGACGCCGCGAAATCGGCCTACGCGTTTATCGGGGATTCGCCGAACGACGCGCCCATGTTCGACTTTTTTCCCGCCGCGATAGGCGTCGCCAACCTGCGCGACCTTGCGCATCGGTGCCCGAGCCTGCCGAAGTGGATCACCGAAGCGCCGCGATCCAGGGGCTTCATCGAACTGGCCGAAGCCATTCTCGCTGCCGAAGCATAAATCGACCTGTACAGCAAGAACCAGCTTATGTCGATGAAGACCACATTTACCCCCGGCCATTACCGCCGCCGCGTGGCGACGAAGATGGCGATCCGGCTGGTGCACGAGTTGTTCGAAGGAGCGGCCTGACGCAATCTACCTCAACGAAATCTTTGTCTATTCGGTAACGGCGGAAAATCGCTTTCGTGCACAATCTCAAGAGTGACTTGGTCGACAGGTATCACCCGCTCGATCGTTGCCGTCGCGTAAGGATACGAATGCACTCGATCCGGTTTTGTGAATCGAACGACTACTCTGATGAATCCGTCTTCTTGTTCAAGTGATAGAATCGGTTCGAAATCCGGAGCGCTACTGAAGTTGCCAGCACCTCGCTCATTGTAGAATCGTGCTACTTGCCTGTCCCTGCTGTTGATATCCGGCTTGGTCGTACTGTCGGGGTTCTTCCGCACCGCCACGATCACGGCGCCGCGCCCGTACCTCGCATGGTAAAGATCGTGTGCGTCGAGCAGAGAGGGGTCAATTAGTTTCCGCATACATTGCTCTCCAATAATTCGGATCAATCCGGTCTATTGATCTTTCTCAGTAAGAACGGAACTGCTCAGACTTTCCGTCACCTTTTACCCCGACGACACGCCCGTGCGGTGGCGGAACAGGGCGCGGTCGCGGGTCAGGCCGAAGATGCTCGCGAAGACGATGCCGGTGCCGACCCAGACCCAGATGTCGGGCCACTCGGCGAACAGGATCAGCCCGGCGACCGCCGCGAAGGGCATGCGCAGGAAATCGAACGGCCCGGAGAAGCTGGCGTCGGCCGCGGCGATGGCGCGCGCCAGGGAGTATTGCGCCCCGGTGCCGAGGAAGGCGATCGCGACGACCCAGTGCAGGTCGCTCCATTGCGGAACATACGAATTGTAGACGAACGGCAGCGCCGCGACGGCGGCGATCATCAGGTTTGTCCAGCCGACGATCCGGCTCGCCGGCTCGGTGCGCGAAAGATGCTTGTTGATCGCCGAGCTGCTGGCGAACAGCACCGCCGATGCCAGCGCCGTCAGCGCCGCGATCTGGATGACCGCGGCCCCGGGCCTGAGGATCACGACGATGCCGGCGAACCCCACGCCGATCGCCGCCCAGCGGACCAGCGACACCTTCTCGCCGAGGAACATGCCGGCCAGCAGGGCAAGGAAGATCGGTGTCGTCCCGCTGAGCACGGTCGCCTCGGCCATCGGCATCCAGGTCAGGGCGAAGTAGAAGCAGGTCTGGGCGCTGAAAATGAACACGCCGCGCAGGACGAACCAGGGCATCGCCTTGCGCAGCGGCCCGCCGTGCCCCATCCGGCCGGCGCGCCGGATCAGCGGCAGCATCACGGCGACGGACAGCAGCCCGCGATAGAAGGACAGGTCGGAGATCGGCACCCGGCCCTCCAGCATGCGCACGCAAACCGCGACCAGGCTCCACAGCGTGACCGCGAGTATCATCCACAGGGCGGCTTGCAGGCGCCGTTCGGGCGCAACCGCTAACGGAGGTTCAGCCACGGCGCGGTCTTCAGCGTGAACGGGCGCTCAGGTCGAAGGGCCTTTCAGCTCGACCGTGTTGCCCTCCGGGTCCGTCAGATAGATCGACGGCCCGTAGCCGGTCGCGCCGTAGCGGACCGCCGCCGCCTCCACGTCGCAGCCGCGCGCTTCCAGTGCGCTGCGGATCGCCGCCTCGTCCCACGGATCGACCAGCAGGCAGAAATGGTCCTGGTTGTGGCCCTCCGGCCCCGGCGCCGGCCCCTTCTGCCGGCCGATCGGCCCGTCGACGGGCGCGAAGTCGATCAGCGCGTCCCCGGCGCGCATCTGCCAGAGGCCGATATCCTCCTGGACCTTCTCGAGCGTGCAGCCGAGCACGTCGCCGTAATAGCGCAGCATGACGTCAATATCCCGGACGCGCAGGACGATATGGTCCAGCCCTTTAATCGGTATCGGATTTTCGGCCATCCGGTGCCCTCTTTCAGCCGGCCCTGCCGCCGGCGAGGCCGGCAAAGCGATCGAGATGGTGATCGGCGTCGCCGAACAGGCTGCCGATCATGGTGATGCGCTTGAAGAAGGCACTGATCGGCATTTCCCTTGTCATGCCCATGCCGCCGTGCATCTGGATCGCTTCCTGGCCGACCAGCTTGCCCTTTTCGCCCGCATAAGCCTTGGCCGCCGAGGCCGCCCGCGCCGCCGCCGGCCCGCCGCCCGCCGCGGCGCGCACGGCCGCCATATAGGCCATCGACTGGGTCTGCTCCTTGTGAATGAACATCTCGGCCATGCGGTGCTGCAAGACCTGGAAGGACGACAGCGGCACGCCGAACTGCTTGCGCGTGCCGATATATTCCCGTGTCTGGCTCACCAGCGCCTCCATCACGCCGGCGGCCTCGCAGCACAGCACGGCCGTGGCCGCATCGATTGCCGGTTCCAGCAGCGCCATGCCGTCGTCGACTTCGCCGAGCACGGCGTCGCTGCTCGCCCTGACTCCGGAAAGCGTCACTTCGGCGGCCCGGCCGTCGTCCATCGTCCTGTAGGGCCGCAGGACAATGCCCTCGGCGCCGGCCTGCAGGAGGAACAGGCTGATGCCGCGCGCTTCGGTCTGCCCGCCCGCGGTGCGCGCCGGCACGATCAGCCGGTCGGCGGACGGCGCGTTGAAAACGACGGCCTTTTGCCCGCTCAGCACATAGTCGCCGCCGCTTCGCTCCGCCTTCGTCGCCACATCGTGGAGCGCATAGCGCGCCTGCGGTTCGGCGAAGCCGGTGGCAAGCTGGAGGTTGCCGGCAATCAGCGCCTCAAGCAGATCGTTCCGACCGGCGCGGGCCAGCAGTCCGCCGCCGAGCACGACCGTCCAGAGATAGGGCTCGACCGCCAGCCCCTTGCCCAGGCCCTCCGCGATCAGCCCGGCCTCGACCGGCCCGCCGCCATAGCCTCCCGCGCTTTCGCCGAACGGCACGCCGAGCCAGCCCAGTTCGGCGAATCTGGACCAGTTCTCCGCGCTCCAGCCGCGCTCGCTCTCGGCCAGACGTGTGCGGACGTCGAAGCCGTAGTCGCGCTCGACGAACCGGTCGACGCTTTCCTGGAGCAGCCTCTGTTCGTCGGTCAGGGCAAAGGGCATGGAATCGTCCCGTCAGCGAAATCGGGCAGCGGCGTCACGAATCCGCCGGGGTCCGGCGCGCCTAGAAGCCCAGCACCATCTTGGAGATGATGCCGCGCTGGACCTCGTTGGAGCCGCCGTAGATCGAGGTCTTGCGCAGGTTGAAATAGGCCGGCGACAGGCTGACCGCATAGTCCGGCCCCACCGACGGTTCGTTCCAGCCGAATTCGCGGGCTTCGGGCGTATCGGGATGGCTGTAGTAGCCGATCGCCTCCATCAGCAGCTCGCCGAGCTCCTGCTGCAGCTCCGTCGCGCGGATTTTCAGCAGCGAGGCTTCCGGGCCCGGCACGCGGCCGGCGCTCTCGGCCGAGACGATGCGCAGCAGGGTCATTTCGAGGGCCATCAGGTCGATCTCGGCCCGCGCGATCTTCTCGCGGAAGCGCGGATCCTCGATCAGCGGCGCGCCGTCCTTCTGTTCCGCCGCCGCGATTTCCGTCAGCTTTTCGAGTTGCGCCTTGGAGCGGCCGATCTCGGCGATGCTCGTGCGCTCGTGGCCGAGCAGGAACTTGGCGATGGTCCAGCCCTTGTTCTCCGGGCCGACCCGGTTGGAGACCGGTACGACGACATCGTCGAAGAACACCTCGTTGACCTCGTGGCCGCCCTCCATGGTAATTATCTGCTTCACCGCGATGCCGGGCGTCGTCATGTCGATCAGCAGGAAGGAGATACCCTCCTGCTTCTTGACCGTGTCGTCGGTGCGCACCAGGCAGAAAATCCAGTCCGCCCAGTGGGCCGCCGTCGTCCAGGTCTTCTGGCCGTTGACGATGTAATTGTCGCCGTCGCGCACCGCCCGCGTCTTGAGCGAGGCGAGGTCCGAGCCGGCGCCCGGTTCGGAATAGCCCTGGCACCACTGGATCTCCGAACTCGCGATCTTCGGCAGATGCTGCGCCTTCTGCTCGTCGCTGCCGAAGGCCTGGATCACCGGGCCGACCATCTTCAGGCCGAAGGGCATGAGGCGCGGACAATGGTTGCGGCCGGTCTCCTCCTCAAAGATGTGGCGCTGCATCGGCGTCCAGTCCGGCCCGCCATATTCGACTGGCCAGCCCGGCGCGCCCCAGCCGTTGGCGTGCAGGATCCGGTGCCAGTTGACATGGTCTTCCCTGGTGAGCTTCAGGCCGCGGCGCACCTTTTCGCGGGTATCCGACGGCAGGCTCCGGTCAATGAAGGCTCTGACCTCGTCGCGGAAGGCCCCGTCTTCGGCGCTGATATCGAGATCCATGCCTTCCTCCCTGCGCGATAAGGCCCGGCCCGGCGGCGTTGCAAACCGCAACCGGCCGGTTGATTCGTCGGGCATCGGATTATAGGAAGCGCCAGAACGTTGCAACCGGACACATCCCGATGAAATACGACGACCTGTTCCGCCTCGACGGCAAGGTGGCCCTGATTACCGGCTCCTCGAAGGGCATCGGCCGGGCGACCGCGGAAGCGATGGCGGCGCAGGGCGCCAAGGTCGTGATCTCCAGCCGCAAGCTGGACAAGTGCGAGGAGGTCGCCGAATCGATCCGGAACGAGGGCGGCGACGCCGTCGCCGTCGCCTGCAACATCTCCCACAAGGACCAGCTACAGGCGCTGGCCGACCGCGCCAACGACCGTTACGGGCGGATCGACATCCTGGTCTGCAACGCGGCGGTCAACCCCTATTTCGGCACGCTGCAGGACCTGCCCGACGAAGCCTACGAGAAGACGACCGGCGCCAACCTGCGCTCCAACATCTGGCTGTGCCAGATGGTGATTCCCCAGATGGCCGAGCGCAAAGACGGCGCGGTCATCATCGTCTCCTCGACCGGCGGGCTGAAGGGCACGCGCTACCTCGGCATCTACGGCATCACCAAGGCCGCCGATTCGGCGCTCGTCCGCAACCTCTCGGTCGAATGGGGCGACCGGAACGTGCGGGTCAACGCCATCGCGCCCTCGATCATCAAGACCGACATGGCGCGCGCCCT
This window harbors:
- a CDS encoding FAD binding domain-containing protein, whose translation is MDALHGFEVIRPATVEEALAARQAHPESRMIGGGTDILVNIRRGIETPPVLIDTNDLADLKSIDVSENGLVIGASIRLYEVAEHPEIRRLYPAVAQAAGSIAGPTQRNMGTVGGNICLDTRCIYYNQSEWWREANDHCLKTELGEMCHVAPKSKGVCFATYSGDLAPAMLLFGGEIDLLGPDGARTVSMRDFFIGYSRQDGSTGDGIDYMAIRPGEFVLRIRAAAPGNLISGYDKVRIRRSIEYPVAGCAAAVARDGDRLADLRIAITGTNPRPVFLEGAADLAGGALDDATVQGIDDLCKDQLMSMKTTFTPGHYRRRVATKMAIRLVRELFEGAA
- a CDS encoding ABC transporter ATP-binding protein; this translates as MAAIELTEVTKSWGRTVAVGDISFTVDSGTFVVLLGPSGCGKSTTLRMIAGLEEMTSGKVMIDGRDMSHEPPSARRVSMVFQSYALFPHLDTRQNILFGLKVRRVERAEQERRLAQVAEMVGLDRLLDRKPSQLSGGQRQRVALARAIVAENSICLMDEPLSNLDAKLRHEMRVEIRALQERLGMTVVYVTHDQTEAMSMADKVILMREGRIEQTGTPDRLYDRPSTKFCAEFIGTPPMNILRLSDAGGAAVIAGSDGPAVVAGSGDGYELGVRPEHIGVAASGGVPATVDSCDYLGADTIVSAQIGAQEVLVRTPGRFGFASGATIGLTWSADDTHIFNSGNGRREQGAAALSVTA
- a CDS encoding ABC transporter substrate-binding protein, coding for MFRKLKALIGGAALALGLSMNAPGAGAVELTMYYPVAVGGPLTKIVDSMVADFMKANPDIKVNAIYAGNYNDARIKALAALKSGKPAQLSVMFSIDIYELIEQGAIVAFDDIVETAEEKTWLKKFYPSLMENGMTQGKVWGIPFQRSTIVMYYNKDAFRDAGLDPAKAPETWDELVSMGKKLVKKSGDQTVRWGAMIPSTGYPYWMFGALTKQNGQVLMNADGNKTFFDAPATVEALQFWRDLGNKHGVMPSGTIEWGTLRKNFLEGKTAIMWHSTGNLTVVKNKAKFDFGVAMLPAKKSRGTPTGGGNFYIFKKSSPAERKAAMKLIRFLTEPGRTAEWSMKTGYIGTRPDAYQTEALKKYVAGFPPAAVARDQLKFATAELSTYQTGRVRKLLDDAIQATLVGKKSAKDALGSAQKQADRLLKRYR
- a CDS encoding sugar ABC transporter permease, with the translated sequence MNQVYGWLLLTPAAILLIAFTYYPAVATLGQSFFSAGTALKPSVFVGVENYSFMLDDEVFWQVLKNNLWYAVGTIPASIAIALLMAVWVNGKLPLRGFIRMSYFTPTVLPMIAVANIWLFFYTPQIGLIDQVAGVLGLTTYNWLGDPDTVLTCIIVMTIWKEAGFFMIFYLAALQSLPPELEEAAKLEGAGRWYYFRRVVFPLLMPTTLFVLINAIINSFKLVDQLFILTKGGPDNASSLLLYYIYEVAFSFFDQAYASTLTVVLLVSLAVIAIGQFVFLDKRIHYR
- a CDS encoding carbohydrate ABC transporter permease, producing MRRRAVSIRDGVEAGAAWLLAAIWLLPLLYAFWSAFHPSEYAVRFELLAPLTLDNFREAWSQAPFARYYLNTFLLVSSILAAQFVLCTLAAYAFARFEFRGQNIAFALVLVQLMIMPEVLIVENYRTMSQLDLVDTITGIGLPYMASAFGIFLLRQTFKTVPKELEEAARVEGCNALQILWKVYVPLARPTYIAYGLVSVSYHWNNFLWPLVITNSVTTRPLTVGLAIFGAPESGVEWPIITAGTLLAVAPLLIAFLLFQRQFVQSFMHAGIK
- a CDS encoding endonuclease/exonuclease/phosphatase family protein, producing MTTVVSWNIQAGLGVDGRVDLDRIAGVIATLADADVICLQEVECPGDPGSGVDQFAAIADLFSRHAAIEGPCVQRAAGREEYRFGNMVLSRLPVLSVFRHHLPWPAAPGVKHMPRQATEVTVETPAGPLRVVTTHLEYHSVAHRRAQVARLRELHVEAAAQERNPAEAHAAGPYAGPVRPATSVTCGDFNMSVEAQEYAAMLESFDDGAPGLIDAWSGLYPGRPHDPTCGVFDRVQWPAGPHCRDFFFVTENLLPRLVSLSVDLETDASDHQPLALTLDDTG